Proteins from a genomic interval of Methanobacteriaceae archaeon:
- a CDS encoding DUF1922 domain-containing protein — MYLIFRCDCGRGMYAKEGVATRKCICGKTIKVKTRRIVKKVEDYQTASDEVRDLQEEKYGGTFFTTADKVK; from the coding sequence ATGTATTTAATTTTCCGTTGCGACTGTGGGCGTGGTATGTACGCCAAAGAAGGTGTGGCCACCAGAAAATGTATCTGTGGTAAAACCATTAAGGTCAAAACACGACGTATTGTAAAAAAAGTAGAAGATTACCAGACCGCTTCTGATGAAGTTAGAGATCTTCAAGAAGAAAAGTATGGTGGAACCTTTTTTACCACTGCAGATAAGGTAAAATAA
- a CDS encoding TIGR00269 family protein: protein MKYLQKDEFNANIKKRIMDLINEWDLIQEGELIALALSGGKDSVLTLHMLHELQVKLDFEMVAIAVDEGIEGYRSHGMEAAQKNADLLGVKLLTKSFKEEAGFTLDEVYSFFKSACMPCGVFRRNILNKTAYEIGASKIATGHNLDDEIQSFLMSFARADLVKFSKFGPKLDVIHPKLIPRIKPLWNIPEKEVGIWAVLNDIEVHFDECPYSNLSLRAKTKDFLNRAESREPGTKKAILDSFTKTFIQKSSAKNDISKKSLANLSGCQSCGEPSSGVICKACEMKEIIKNNIA, encoded by the coding sequence ATGAAATACCTTCAAAAAGATGAATTCAATGCAAACATCAAAAAAAGGATAATGGACCTAATAAACGAATGGGATCTTATTCAAGAAGGTGAACTAATTGCTTTGGCCCTTTCTGGAGGAAAAGATAGTGTTTTGACTTTACACATGCTCCATGAGTTACAAGTGAAGCTTGACTTTGAAATGGTGGCCATTGCTGTTGATGAGGGCATTGAGGGTTACCGTAGTCATGGTATGGAAGCTGCACAAAAGAATGCGGATCTACTGGGTGTTAAACTATTAACTAAATCTTTTAAAGAAGAAGCGGGTTTTACATTAGATGAGGTTTATTCATTTTTTAAAAGTGCTTGTATGCCCTGTGGCGTTTTTAGAAGAAATATTCTAAATAAAACTGCTTATGAAATAGGTGCATCAAAAATAGCCACAGGCCATAATCTGGATGATGAAATACAATCATTTTTAATGAGTTTTGCCCGAGCAGATCTGGTGAAGTTTTCTAAATTCGGACCTAAACTGGATGTTATTCACCCTAAGCTTATTCCAAGAATTAAACCTTTATGGAATATTCCAGAAAAAGAAGTAGGTATCTGGGCCGTTTTAAATGATATTGAAGTTCATTTTGATGAATGTCCTTATTCTAATCTTTCTCTACGAGCTAAAACAAAGGATTTTTTAAACCGTGCTGAGTCCAGGGAACCGGGAACCAAAAAAGCAATATTGGATTCTTTTACCAAGACTTTTATCCAAAAAAGTTCTGCTAAGAATGATATTTCAAAAAAGAGTCTGGCCAATTTAAGTGGATGTCAGAGTTGCGGTGAACCTTCTTCCGGGGTTATTTGCAAGGCCTGTGAGATGAAAGAAATAATTAAAAATAATATTGCTTGA
- a CDS encoding MTH1187 family thiamine-binding protein, giving the protein MITAEITIIPIGTESTSLSSYVAAAVDALDKIGIKYQLSGMGTQIESNNPQELFKAIEVAHEAVFAKGADRVSTSIKIDDRRDKNRGLADKVLSVEKKL; this is encoded by the coding sequence ATGATTACTGCAGAAATAACCATCATCCCTATTGGAACTGAAAGTACTAGTTTAAGCAGTTATGTTGCTGCCGCAGTAGATGCACTGGATAAAATAGGAATCAAATACCAGTTATCTGGTATGGGTACCCAAATAGAATCCAATAATCCTCAAGAGCTTTTTAAAGCAATTGAAGTGGCCCATGAAGCTGTTTTTGCAAAAGGTGCTGATAGAGTTTCCACCAGTATAAAAATAGATGATAGGCGAGATAAAAATAGAGGCCTGGCAGATAAAGTCTTATCTGTTGAAAAAAAGCTTTGA
- a CDS encoding DegT/DnrJ/EryC1/StrS family aminotransferase translates to MIPIANPIIEDEEIQEVVEVLKSGFIAQGPKVAEFEEKFANYVGTEYAVAVSSGTTALHLALLAAGVGEGDEVITTPFSFAATGNSILYTGAKPVFVDINPQTYNIDPQKIEKAINSKTKAILPVHLYGQPADMGPISQIASENSLVVIEDAAQAHGAIYHGEMVGDLGDMACFSFYPTKNMTTSEGGIVTTNNKEIADKIRILRAHGEKERYQHSVLGYNFRMTDISAAIGLAQLKKLDKFNQKRIENAAYLSEHINKIEGIKAPYIMNDVKHVFHQYTIRVEKGSRDDWIKFINENGVGTGIHYPIPIYKQELYQNLGFSDECPEAEKAALEVLSIPVHPSLKVEDLEKIVQVLEDASINFD, encoded by the coding sequence ATGATACCCATTGCCAACCCCATTATAGAAGACGAAGAGATCCAAGAAGTAGTAGAAGTCTTAAAATCAGGTTTTATTGCACAGGGACCGAAAGTAGCAGAATTCGAAGAAAAATTTGCTAATTATGTTGGAACTGAATATGCAGTCGCGGTCAGCTCTGGAACAACTGCTCTGCACCTGGCCCTTTTAGCTGCTGGTGTGGGAGAAGGAGACGAAGTAATTACCACACCATTTAGTTTCGCCGCCACGGGTAATTCAATTCTCTACACAGGAGCAAAACCGGTTTTTGTTGATATAAATCCGCAAACATACAATATAGATCCCCAGAAAATTGAAAAAGCCATAAATTCTAAAACTAAAGCAATATTGCCTGTACACTTATACGGGCAACCAGCAGATATGGGCCCTATATCTCAAATTGCATCAGAAAACAGTTTGGTAGTCATTGAAGATGCTGCTCAGGCCCATGGTGCTATTTATCATGGTGAAATGGTCGGTGACTTGGGTGATATGGCCTGTTTCAGCTTTTATCCCACAAAAAATATGACCACCAGTGAAGGAGGCATTGTCACCACAAACAATAAGGAAATTGCTGATAAAATACGTATTTTAAGGGCCCATGGGGAAAAAGAAAGATATCAACATTCTGTTTTAGGCTACAACTTCCGAATGACTGATATTTCAGCAGCAATTGGTCTGGCACAATTGAAAAAACTAGATAAATTTAATCAAAAGAGAATTGAAAATGCAGCTTACTTAAGCGAGCATATAAATAAAATCGAGGGTATTAAAGCTCCTTATATCATGAATGATGTTAAGCACGTGTTCCACCAGTACACTATCCGTGTTGAAAAAGGTTCTCGTGACGATTGGATAAAATTTATAAATGAGAATGGTGTGGGGACGGGAATCCATTATCCGATTCCTATTTACAAGCAGGAACTTTATCAAAACCTTGGATTTAGCGATGAATGTCCTGAGGCCGAAAAAGCAGCTTTGGAAGTACTTTCTATACCAGTACATCCTAGTTTAAAAGTTGAAGATCTGGAAAAAATAGTTCAAGTATTAGAAGATGCTAGTATAAACTTCGACTAG
- a CDS encoding type II CAAX endopeptidase family protein, whose protein sequence is MSDFISNIPFLNNAKSGKNSIWRYLITIILCLGVASFVAGAILGVLIVVWAVFNQAAFNQNFDTAIIYQLLANPIFIIFLVGLSFSLSFFFLGLSLKVLHKKKFNSVINTGNKVRWSRMGKGAIYWFAILLVLDLISYLIDPGSFKIFFNLQNNFWILALLALIAFPIQASFEEVFFRGYLMQGVSLIGDWSPTNRLLLYLMRKISLIRHLVLGISLNLFEKFKKPWVVLLVTSLIFSLLHWWNGSTIILSLSIVSGTFIIGLMLGIIAMADDGIEMAIGVHIINNIYVSVIHSSPDGGLGNLPSLIVSPSDPYTAPLFLILAAVVLIYLLFRNRKEDVLRIFKG, encoded by the coding sequence ATGTCTGATTTTATTTCCAATATCCCATTTCTTAATAATGCTAAATCTGGTAAAAATAGTATCTGGCGATACCTAATAACTATAATTTTATGTTTAGGCGTGGCTAGTTTTGTTGCAGGGGCAATATTAGGTGTACTGATTGTCGTATGGGCAGTGTTTAATCAGGCAGCATTTAATCAGAATTTTGATACGGCTATTATTTATCAACTGCTGGCAAACCCCATATTTATAATATTTTTAGTTGGACTAAGCTTTTCTCTATCTTTCTTTTTTTTAGGCCTATCTTTAAAGGTTTTACACAAGAAAAAGTTTAATTCAGTTATTAACACAGGAAATAAAGTTCGTTGGAGTAGAATGGGAAAAGGTGCTATTTATTGGTTTGCTATCCTTCTGGTATTGGATTTAATATCATATCTAATTGATCCGGGGAGCTTTAAAATATTTTTTAATCTTCAAAATAATTTTTGGATTCTTGCATTGCTGGCTCTAATTGCTTTTCCCATCCAGGCCTCCTTTGAAGAAGTATTTTTTAGAGGATATTTAATGCAAGGTGTCAGCTTAATTGGGGATTGGTCGCCTACAAATCGTTTATTATTATATTTAATGAGAAAAATTAGTTTAATAAGACATTTAGTTTTGGGAATTAGCTTAAACTTATTTGAAAAATTTAAAAAGCCATGGGTAGTTCTTTTAGTAACTTCCCTAATTTTCTCTCTATTGCACTGGTGGAATGGTAGCACAATAATCCTTAGTCTTTCTATTGTTTCGGGGACGTTTATTATAGGATTGATGCTGGGAATCATTGCTATGGCCGATGATGGTATTGAAATGGCCATTGGGGTGCATATAATAAACAATATTTATGTCAGTGTAATTCACAGCTCTCCTGATGGTGGACTGGGAAATTTACCTTCATTAATTGTCAGTCCCTCTGATCCATATACTGCTCCATTGTTTCTGATTTTGGCAGCAGTGGTTTTAATATATTTATTATTTAGAAATCGAAAAGAGGATGTTTTAAGAATTTTTAAAGGATAA
- a CDS encoding tRNA (guanine(10)-N(2))-dimethyltransferase — translation MIKMNNKHLQEGLVKIIVPEFDKVSAKAPVFYNSAMELNRDLSVLALQKFQIELGKDISVCDAFGGSGIRGIRYSKEISGVSKVVVNDISSLAIKFTEENASLNEIENLEISQTDANMALRERRGEFDVVDIDPFGTPSYFIDSVANSLKSDSLLCITATDTSALCGTYKEPCIRKYNAVPLKTEYCHENGIRILVGFVAMTFAKYKKSVVIKFSHSSEHYMRIYFQIQKGAKEADESLKNMGFIIHCKKCLFRKTINGLAPHIPDKCPECGEKTRVGGPLWLGHIQDSDFLEGMVSLSEEKELNKEKQVLKLLNRCLEESKMPATYYDLHVVCKKLKISSPSILDVMEMLENEGFLVSRTHYRPTGVKTDAPLAKLEEIIEKLNPD, via the coding sequence GTGATTAAAATGAACAATAAACACCTTCAAGAGGGATTAGTAAAGATAATAGTTCCAGAATTTGATAAAGTATCTGCTAAGGCCCCTGTATTTTACAATTCCGCTATGGAACTCAATCGGGATCTTTCAGTTTTAGCTTTACAAAAATTCCAAATAGAGTTAGGAAAGGACATAAGCGTCTGCGATGCATTTGGTGGAAGTGGAATTAGGGGAATAAGGTACTCCAAAGAAATTTCTGGAGTTTCCAAAGTAGTAGTTAATGACATTAGCTCCTTGGCCATTAAGTTCACAGAGGAAAATGCCAGTTTAAATGAAATTGAAAACCTTGAAATTTCACAAACTGATGCTAATATGGCTTTAAGAGAAAGAAGAGGAGAATTTGATGTGGTAGACATCGACCCCTTTGGTACCCCATCATATTTCATTGATTCCGTGGCCAACTCTTTAAAATCAGACAGTTTATTATGTATAACCGCTACAGACACTTCTGCCCTTTGTGGAACTTATAAAGAACCATGTATTCGTAAATATAATGCTGTTCCACTGAAAACAGAATACTGTCACGAAAATGGAATAAGAATACTGGTCGGTTTTGTGGCCATGACCTTTGCTAAGTATAAAAAAAGTGTAGTAATCAAATTTTCCCACAGCAGCGAACATTACATGCGAATTTATTTCCAAATCCAAAAAGGAGCTAAAGAAGCAGATGAATCACTTAAAAATATGGGGTTCATTATTCATTGCAAAAAATGCTTATTTAGAAAAACTATAAACGGTCTGGCCCCCCATATTCCAGATAAATGCCCAGAATGTGGTGAAAAAACTAGGGTAGGTGGGCCTCTCTGGTTAGGCCATATACAGGATTCTGATTTTTTAGAAGGTATGGTTAGTTTATCTGAAGAAAAAGAACTTAATAAAGAAAAACAAGTTTTAAAACTATTAAATAGATGTTTAGAAGAGTCTAAAATGCCAGCCACATACTATGACCTGCATGTGGTCTGTAAAAAGTTGAAAATAAGCTCCCCTTCAATTTTAGATGTTATGGAAATGCTTGAAAATGAAGGATTTTTAGTTTCCAGAACCCATTATAGGCCTACTGGAGTTAAAACTGATGCTCCTTTAGCTAAACTTGAAGAAATAATAGAAAAATTGAATCCAGACTAA
- a CDS encoding DUF4013 domain-containing protein, with protein sequence MDIGEIVSDSIKYPASDLKKLIILGLMFLTSFLIVPIFLAMGYGFRALKASIAGAEDLPEFDEWGEMLVDGLKVFVVQFVYFLIPALIIIIGSWASIAALAAASTTGTMTDPTAFIGIISGTVLIGGIVAIILGLLSTIALANMAYNDSELGAAFRFSEIMNIISQIGWVDYIIWYIVIMIILMIISIISSLVMIIPILGFFVAILVIYPYMQLVFYRALALLYAYD encoded by the coding sequence ATGGATATTGGAGAAATAGTATCAGATTCAATTAAATATCCTGCTTCTGACTTGAAAAAATTGATAATATTAGGACTTATGTTCTTGACTAGTTTTTTAATTGTGCCCATATTTCTTGCGATGGGTTATGGTTTTAGAGCCTTAAAAGCATCAATAGCTGGTGCAGAGGATTTGCCAGAATTTGATGAATGGGGAGAAATGCTTGTTGATGGACTAAAAGTATTTGTAGTTCAATTCGTTTATTTCCTAATTCCAGCATTAATAATAATTATTGGATCCTGGGCATCTATTGCCGCATTGGCAGCAGCTTCTACTACTGGAACCATGACTGACCCAACTGCATTTATTGGAATAATTAGTGGAACTGTTTTAATCGGTGGAATAGTAGCTATAATTCTTGGATTACTATCAACCATTGCTCTGGCCAATATGGCATATAACGACAGTGAATTAGGTGCTGCTTTCCGATTCAGCGAAATAATGAATATTATTTCTCAAATTGGATGGGTTGACTACATAATTTGGTATATTGTAATAATGATTATATTAATGATAATCAGTATTATCTCAAGCTTAGTGATGATTATCCCAATATTAGGATTTTTCGTAGCAATTCTAGTTATATACCCATACATGCAACTGGTATTCTACAGAGCACTGGCCTTACTATACGCCTACGATTAA
- a CDS encoding Lrp/AsnC family transcriptional regulator, which translates to MEIKIDPELVKIDEIDKEIINLLNEDGRMSYRKISRDLGISVGTVHNRVDKLMKTGVIRKFVPLIDHSCLGYKLTAIIGVRVKGGFLKNWETQTAYNKNVLGVYDVTGEFDAILIAKFKDTSELDMFIKELLKEPNVQRTYTQTVLNVVTEDMGSSKIL; encoded by the coding sequence ATGGAAATAAAAATTGATCCTGAGCTAGTTAAAATAGACGAAATAGACAAAGAAATAATTAATCTGCTTAATGAAGACGGTCGAATGTCTTACCGTAAAATATCTCGGGATTTGGGAATATCCGTGGGAACCGTACATAACCGAGTGGATAAATTAATGAAAACAGGAGTTATCAGGAAATTTGTACCACTGATTGACCATTCCTGCTTAGGATACAAATTAACAGCTATCATAGGCGTCAGAGTTAAAGGCGGATTTTTAAAAAACTGGGAAACCCAGACTGCTTACAATAAAAACGTTCTTGGAGTTTATGATGTTACTGGAGAATTTGATGCCATATTAATAGCAAAATTTAAAGATACTAGTGAATTAGATATGTTCATTAAAGAATTACTAAAAGAACCAAATGTACAGAGGACTTACACACAAACAGTATTAAATGTAGTTACTGAAGATATGGGATCATCAAAAATCCTTTAA
- a CDS encoding MBL fold metallo-hydrolase — MKIIPLAFESLGVRSMCTFVQTDQGILIDPGTSVAPKRFKLPPSLEEITALKESREKIVEYSKKSSIITISHYHHDHFTPFESNKFLESSSKIAYGIYSGKKIFLKNPDSNINKNQSSRAKKLIKNLKSVDDTEITYSDNQEFQIGDTNIKFSSALHHGSDYSHLGYIVAVSITFNGEKLLHASDVQGPISDMALEYILNENPDRIILSGPPLYLLGYALSDEDITKARANLEKICQKIPHVVVDHHLLRTKKGLEFINDINEMENVDVMPASCILQKKPLLLESERKTLYKPLKTESSLDKYLK, encoded by the coding sequence ATGAAAATAATTCCACTGGCCTTTGAAAGCTTGGGAGTCCGTTCCATGTGTACTTTTGTTCAAACGGACCAAGGCATACTTATTGATCCCGGCACATCGGTTGCTCCCAAAAGATTCAAACTTCCTCCTTCCCTAGAAGAAATAACTGCCTTAAAAGAGAGTAGGGAAAAAATTGTTGAATATTCAAAAAAATCCAGTATAATTACCATTAGTCATTATCATCATGACCATTTCACCCCATTTGAAAGTAATAAATTTCTTGAATCCTCTTCAAAAATAGCTTATGGAATATATTCTGGAAAAAAAATATTTTTAAAAAATCCAGATTCCAATATAAATAAAAATCAATCCTCAAGGGCTAAAAAACTTATTAAAAATCTTAAAAGTGTGGATGATACTGAAATAACTTATTCTGATAATCAGGAGTTTCAAATAGGAGATACTAACATCAAATTTTCTTCTGCATTGCACCATGGAAGCGATTACAGTCATTTAGGTTACATTGTGGCAGTTTCCATTACTTTTAATGGAGAAAAACTTTTGCATGCTTCTGATGTCCAGGGGCCTATATCCGATATGGCATTAGAATATATTTTAAATGAAAATCCAGATAGAATAATTTTAAGTGGTCCCCCGCTCTATCTTTTAGGATACGCCTTATCTGATGAGGATATTACAAAAGCACGGGCTAATTTAGAGAAAATTTGCCAAAAAATCCCCCATGTAGTGGTTGATCATCATTTACTACGAACAAAAAAGGGTTTGGAGTTTATAAATGATATCAATGAAATGGAAAATGTAGATGTGATGCCGGCATCATGTATTCTTCAAAAAAAGCCATTGCTTCTTGAATCAGAGAGAAAAACATTATATAAACCATTAAAAACTGAATCAAGCTTAGATAAATATTTAAAATAA
- a CDS encoding spore germination protein GerW family protein has translation MEDENPIKTTVEELRKLLEIKNFVGEAITTEDKLLIPVMKMGMAFGTGMGTGKGPDGSSSGKGSGAGAIAGVEPVSMVVVTKGVNGPEGIRVLNLTSGSQLSKAIGEVGTVLTDVMKEGQSYMKKKQDEKETPKTPKETPKKAKIKVKAEKE, from the coding sequence ATGGAAGATGAAAATCCTATAAAAACTACGGTCGAGGAATTGAGGAAATTACTGGAAATTAAGAACTTTGTTGGTGAAGCCATAACCACTGAGGATAAACTTTTAATTCCTGTAATGAAAATGGGAATGGCCTTTGGAACTGGTATGGGTACTGGTAAAGGTCCTGATGGCAGCAGTAGTGGAAAAGGATCTGGAGCCGGCGCAATAGCAGGAGTAGAGCCTGTTTCTATGGTAGTAGTTACTAAAGGTGTAAATGGTCCTGAGGGTATAAGAGTACTTAATTTAACTTCTGGAAGCCAATTAAGCAAAGCAATAGGTGAAGTGGGAACTGTACTTACTGATGTAATGAAAGAAGGCCAATCATACATGAAAAAGAAACAGGATGAAAAAGAAACACCGAAAACACCTAAAGAAACACCAAAAAAAGCAAAAATCAAAGTGAAAGCTGAGAAAGAATAG
- a CDS encoding histone deacetylase, which produces MAIVYSPEYNKHQDKFHIENKARTDAIMNNLSKQSFFNKLSIIAPNRADLNQVLSVHTPEHVNFIDEFCKKGGGNIDFDTYATSQSYQTALLSAGGAIKASELVLKRTNKSENWAFSISRPPGHHATANKSMGFCIFNNVAIAVEYLRKTYDLERLCIVDFDVHYGNGTAEIFYNDPNVLYISIHQDPRTLFPGKGFIDEQGAADGKGYNLNIPMPPGSNNNDYIWILKEILGPVLKEFNPQILFAEAGFDGHLNDPLSRIELTEDFYSWIGQYLIEKHPRLISLLEGGYDLKSLANSSLSFIVSMDPYLFLSENKNEKSNFIDKFSHLQINKSKIKYKFKEKIEKEYLEKLYISSEVKKILSSIKDNFSPYFKF; this is translated from the coding sequence ATGGCAATAGTTTACTCCCCTGAATACAACAAACATCAAGATAAATTCCATATAGAAAATAAGGCCCGAACAGATGCCATAATGAACAATTTGTCTAAGCAAAGTTTTTTTAATAAATTAAGTATTATAGCTCCCAATAGAGCAGATTTAAATCAGGTTTTATCCGTCCATACACCCGAGCATGTCAATTTTATTGATGAATTTTGTAAAAAGGGAGGAGGCAATATTGATTTTGACACTTATGCCACATCCCAAAGCTACCAAACAGCACTCTTATCTGCCGGTGGAGCAATTAAAGCGTCTGAATTAGTTTTAAAGAGAACAAATAAGAGTGAAAATTGGGCATTTTCTATTTCAAGACCTCCTGGCCATCATGCCACAGCAAATAAATCCATGGGATTTTGTATATTTAATAATGTGGCCATTGCTGTGGAATATTTGAGAAAAACTTACGACTTGGAAAGATTATGCATAGTTGATTTTGATGTTCATTACGGAAATGGAACTGCAGAAATATTTTATAATGATCCTAATGTTCTTTACATCTCTATTCACCAAGATCCCAGAACATTATTTCCAGGAAAAGGATTTATTGATGAACAAGGAGCTGCGGATGGTAAAGGATATAATTTAAACATTCCCATGCCCCCAGGTTCTAATAATAACGATTATATTTGGATTTTAAAAGAAATACTTGGGCCAGTGCTTAAAGAATTTAATCCACAAATACTTTTTGCGGAAGCCGGCTTTGATGGTCATTTAAATGATCCTCTTTCAAGAATAGAATTAACTGAAGACTTTTATTCATGGATAGGGCAGTATTTAATAGAAAAACACCCCAGATTAATATCATTACTGGAAGGAGGCTATGATTTAAAATCCTTGGCCAATTCCAGCCTTAGTTTCATTGTTTCTATGGATCCTTATTTATTTTTAAGTGAAAATAAAAATGAAAAGTCAAATTTTATTGATAAATTTTCACATCTCCAAATAAATAAAAGCAAAATAAAATATAAATTCAAAGAAAAAATAGAAAAAGAATATCTGGAGAAATTATATATCTCCTCTGAAGTGAAAAAGATTTTATCATCAATAAAAGATAATTTTTCGCCATATTTCAAATTTTAA
- a CDS encoding DUF2100 domain-containing protein produces the protein MEKNRLNQAEDLIKKAGSSGNSSEIIKEPREGIINVQVFEKALKDLIEAEDFIYSSLPSHKLNLEDSKLFAGKMLDARAKINEILADFGVLEKVKTENKISDLSKGLLIVTTKNNFKKALVKLGIDVQQIIVAGVPLEVSDMKEINPKIPEAALQGISKKIEHTKNDINRKIENMGLKKVLVIAEPDINGEILGKRSKELYNAHINLESNLKDINADKLIGILLEYPNQD, from the coding sequence ATGGAGAAAAATAGATTGAATCAAGCAGAAGATCTAATTAAAAAAGCAGGGAGCAGTGGTAATTCATCAGAAATTATCAAAGAACCTCGCGAAGGCATAATTAATGTCCAAGTTTTTGAAAAAGCACTGAAAGATTTAATAGAAGCTGAAGATTTCATCTATTCCAGCTTACCTTCACACAAACTAAATTTAGAAGACTCTAAATTATTTGCAGGAAAAATGTTAGATGCCCGCGCAAAGATAAATGAAATTCTAGCCGATTTTGGAGTTTTGGAAAAAGTAAAAACTGAGAATAAAATTTCTGACCTTTCAAAAGGCTTACTAATTGTAACCACCAAAAATAACTTCAAAAAAGCACTGGTAAAACTGGGAATAGATGTTCAACAAATAATAGTGGCCGGAGTTCCCCTAGAAGTATCAGATATGAAAGAAATTAACCCTAAAATTCCTGAAGCAGCATTACAAGGTATCTCTAAAAAAATTGAACATACTAAAAATGACATAAATCGGAAAATAGAAAATATGGGATTAAAAAAGGTTTTAGTAATAGCAGAGCCAGATATAAATGGTGAAATTCTTGGAAAACGCTCTAAAGAACTTTACAATGCCCATATAAATTTAGAAAGTAATTTAAAGGATATAAATGCAGATAAGCTCATAGGAATACTTTTAGAATATCCTAATCAGGATTAA
- the mptA gene encoding GTP cyclohydrolase MptA: MGLVCFPDTQDNIPSIPVHLTRVGVTGVKKLLKIERDVRRPIILLPTFDAFVDLPSTQRGIHMSRNPEAISEVLEETLENNTVEVESLCAEIVNSLLKKHKYAKRAEVSMKSDYMFIKKSPVTKHKTQEMSKLMADAIGYRNGDEVVIRKMVGAEVVGMTVCPCAQESVKESSKQDLLEFLDEETTQKVLDTVSFSSHNQRGRGMVMIEVPQDHTIRAEDLIRIIEDSMSSYVCELLKRPDENAIVVQAHKNPMFVEDCVRNMVNRIVKEYSHLPDDTMVTVRQVNEESIHRHDAFAEKVATMGELKYEIEGITDKQINES, translated from the coding sequence TTGGGTTTAGTTTGTTTTCCAGACACACAAGATAACATTCCCAGCATTCCTGTCCATCTTACCCGGGTGGGAGTTACTGGAGTAAAAAAACTGTTAAAAATTGAAAGAGATGTAAGAAGACCTATCATTCTTTTACCAACATTTGATGCATTTGTAGACCTTCCAAGTACTCAACGGGGAATTCATATGTCAAGAAACCCTGAAGCCATTAGCGAAGTACTGGAAGAGACTTTAGAGAATAATACTGTGGAAGTAGAATCTTTATGTGCAGAAATAGTTAATTCTCTATTAAAAAAACATAAATATGCAAAAAGGGCCGAAGTGAGCATGAAAAGCGATTACATGTTCATTAAAAAGTCACCAGTTACTAAGCATAAAACTCAGGAAATGAGCAAACTCATGGCCGACGCTATTGGATACCGAAACGGTGACGAGGTTGTAATTAGGAAAATGGTTGGTGCGGAAGTAGTGGGAATGACTGTTTGTCCCTGCGCTCAAGAATCTGTTAAAGAATCATCTAAACAAGACCTTTTAGAATTTTTAGATGAAGAAACTACACAAAAAGTACTGGATACCGTTTCATTTTCTTCACATAACCAAAGAGGCAGAGGAATGGTGATGATTGAAGTTCCTCAAGACCACACTATTCGAGCTGAAGACCTTATAAGGATAATAGAAGATTCTATGAGTTCTTATGTCTGTGAGCTACTTAAAAGACCAGATGAAAACGCTATTGTAGTACAGGCCCATAAAAATCCTATGTTTGTAGAAGACTGTGTGCGAAATATGGTAAATCGAATAGTGAAGGAATACTCCCATCTGCCTGATGACACCATGGTAACAGTTCGACAAGTGAATGAAGAAAGTATTCATAGGCATGACGCATTTGCAGAAAAAGTAGCTACAATGGGCGAATTAAAGTACGAAATTGAAGGAATCACTGATAAACAAATTAATGAAAGTTAA